GTCATCCCGGATCCCTAATGAGGCCAAATGTAGATAGCAAACAATTGAACTGTAAAACAAAGGATTAGAACTTGACCAAGTGGTTGACACAATTTTCCAGCAGTATGTCCCTCTGAGTTAATGTACGCAAAAGAAACATACACAAAGCACACATTGTTCGAGACTCACAAAGTTCCAGCAAAACATACTACAATTCCATATCAATAACAGTAACTAGGTTATGATTAAAAGAACAGCAAACAGATAAACGCAACGAAGTCATGAGAAAGCAGCACATTAAAGATCTAACTACAAGCCTCATAAACCAAGAGACGCCAAATGGCAAAAAACACCTATGTAGTATTTTCACAAACCCAGATAAAAACAGATAACAGCCAAAAAGATAATACCCCCTAATGGTAAATACTGCAAAGCTCATGGACCTGATCTACGCAATTCTTCTGCTCCATGTGCAAAGTGGCACCTTTCTCCAAAAGTGCACGACCCTTTAGCAAAGTTCTCACAAATTTTTGTTTTAAAGTTGCTTGTTGCAGTGGAGCTGGGATTCTTCATCAGGGGTGCCGCAGATTTTGCTGTAACGCTCTGAATAAGCTCACGAACCATTTGACTGGCTTGTCCAATCTGATCAATTGTACCTTCAAGTTCAATATTCCTCAAGTTAGGATCCGACTCATGATCCCTAATGGAAAATTTGACTCCAGTCACACGGCTTATTTGCTTTGAGTTGACACCACCCTTTCCAATAATAGGTCCGGCAAGAGAGGCATCTACACTGATCTTAGCAGTCGCAGAAGACCCAAAGCTGGCAGCTGCTCCAAAGCCTGCAGGAGTAGTCTCTGGTCGACTACCATACCTTCCATGAGTCTGGAACATACCACGGGACTCCTCATGCAATGGAGCCATTGGCTTGCCGAGCTCCCACTCACCATGGGCAAAATTACATTTGTCACCAAATTTGCAACCTTCAGCAGTGTTGAATTTGTTGCAGAGACGAGTCTTAACAGCTGGAGGAGATGATCCATCAGGGAAAGACAGTGGAGCTATTGAATTTCTAgaagctgctggaagagctgggTTGCTGCCAAGCAATTGAGTTACAGCTTTAAGGCCTCCAGGCACATAATGCAAGAAGTGGCATCCTTCCCCAAATGGGCATCCCGAAGTACTGCAGAAAAATCAAATTAATACATTAATTCAACTAGTAAGTTGGAAAAACAAAGTTGCCATCGTGAACCATTAGAGTCAAGCTTATCAGCAAGAAGATCAATAACAGCGAAAGCTTAAGTCATACAGCAGCTCCCAGTTTCTTCACATATCTTGAATATGGCTCGATCTTTTAATTTCTTGATTAAGGCGTTTGACAAGCAAAAACACTCTACAAAACCTCTTTGTTATCATAAAAGAACATGATATCCAACTAAAATCTCCAAAATTCAAACTCTGATACATTAAGAAACACAAAGAACACCACATTGCAGGACTCGTCTACGATGTTAACTGCACATTACTACTCAAAATTACGAGTCCCTAGAGCTCTTTTGCATGTCAATTTTTAAAATTGCCCAACACTTGCTTATCAAGAGGAAAGAAAGTTGATAGGAATCAAAAAAAGGGTAATTTCACATGAACCAAAAAGTGATCAAGCATGTCTTTTTACTAGACAAGAACCAATTAATTGTAAAGTAACATGCTCACATATTTCTTGAAATCCACACATTGCATATTCACTTCTGCACAAGATTTTGACAAGAAATACAAAATACTAAAATAAGCTGAGCACAAATCTTCTAGCTATTTGCCTAGCAATATCTCCAGAAAGATGATATCTCAAAATATCGTTAGTCACTTTCTCATGACATCGTTTAAGGACCGGTCAAACTTTAGCCTATTAAAAATATTTTACAGCTTGGGGTATCAGGGAGGCAGTGGAAGGTTGGAACAATTGGAAAGTTAACAGGCCCATCAAGAAAGTCAGGAAGATGATCCCAACAAGATTTTTTGGTGGCTTTGGCAAGGAAGGAATCGCAGATGGTTTGATGGCATTTCAACTCCTATCCATACTCTCAAAGCCAAATGCCTTGTGCACCTATTTAGTTGGAGCTCTCTAACCCCTGTAAATAATGTAGTTCCCCTCCTAGACTTCATTGGCTCGCTTACTCTAGCTTAGCCcagttatgtgtttacttttgttTTTGTGGTTAGCTCCCTGAGCAGAATAAGGTTTTTTGTTGTAAGGGAGCTAACTCATCTTTTTTGTAGCTTTGCATCTTCATGATGCCTGCAATGAAGAATCTTAtttcatcaaaattattttacagCTTAAAGGATGAAGAAAGGACAATTCTCATATCTAAATGCTCGAAAAGCTTAAGCTAAACCTAATATAAATCACCTCAACCCAAACAAAAAAAATTGGAGACAGAGTTTTTGTTTCCTTTGGAAACTTCTCTCAAATGGATAAGGATTTTTTCTTTTCATAAAAGTTAAAACAGactttacatttttattttttttgataaggtaaagaATTTTATTAATGTTCAGTCCTCGGCGAAACACCGTATACAAGTAGTATACCAAGAAGTAGAGAAACCTACACCAAAATATGGTTCTCTACAAATGTTACCTACTCGTCTATACGATCAAGGACCTCATGGGTGCACCAAAAAGAAACTAGAAACAAGAGGCTGCCCCTCATCTGTGCAAACTCACTATCGACCCCTTCACACGTTGTCCCATTCCTCTTCTTCTACACAACAAACATCAGAGCTAATGGGGCTATATCACATGCCCTCGGCGAAACACCGTATACAAGTAGTCTACCAAGAAGTAGAGAAACCTACACCAAAATATGGTTCTCTACAAATGTTACCTACTCGTCTATACGAACAAGGACCTCATGGGTGCACCAAAAAGAAACTAGAAACAAGAGGCTGCCCCTCATCTGTGCAAACTCACTATCGACCCCTTCAC
This genomic stretch from Nicotiana sylvestris chromosome 9, ASM39365v2, whole genome shotgun sequence harbors:
- the LOC104248468 gene encoding zinc finger CCCH domain-containing protein 14-like — encoded protein: MEFGGDRKRGRPHGPINGNGTFKKSKQELESIPTGIGSKLKPCTKFFSTSGCPFGEGCHFLHYVPGGLKAVTQLLGSNPALPAASRNSIAPLSFPDGSSPPAVKTRLCNKFNTAEGCKFGDKCNFAHGEWELGKPMAPLHEESRGMFQTHGRYGSRPETTPAGFGAAASFGSSATAKISVDASLAGPIIGKGGVNSKQISRVTGVKFSIRDHESDPNLRNIELEGTIDQIGQASQMVRELIQSVTAKSAAPLMKNPSSTATSNFKTKICENFAKGSCTFGERCHFAHGAEELRRSGP